In Candidatus Babeliales bacterium, the following proteins share a genomic window:
- a CDS encoding co-chaperone GroES, which translates to MYDKLTPLADRVLLKRLEVEEKTAGGLYIPEVAKEKAQTYKVVKVGPGKTTSEGKNLPMTVKANDIVFVPKYAGTEAGNEYLIVKEDEILGVVGSNL; encoded by the coding sequence ATCGAGTTCTGCTTAAAAGGCTAGAAGTAGAAGAAAAAACAGCTGGTGGGCTTTATATCCCGGAAGTTGCTAAGGAAAAAGCACAAACCTACAAAGTGGTAAAAGTAGGGCCAGGAAAAACAACCAGTGAAGGCAAAAATCTTCCGATGACTGTTAAAGCGAACGACATTGTTTTTGTTCCAAAATACGCAGGCACAGAAGCTGGTAACGAATATCTCATTGTTAAAGAAGATGAAATTTTAGGCGTGGTTGGATCTAACTTATAA
- a CDS encoding DNA-formamidopyrimidine glycosylase family protein has product MPELPELEAFKWYVKEHCLNKVISQVTSTDARVIKAISLTTFKKDIVHNKFSNADRRGKYLIISLSPSEKKLVIHFALTGSLEFIKKKDLKTRFSAVSFIFKDHSVLHFKSVRKFEKIWLVDNTDQIKGITQLGPDALNLSNKDFTQIALAKKKKNVKSFLMDQKLIAGIGNEYTDEILFQSNIDPHHRVGDLSEAQLKTIYKEMRKILLYAIKLRIKNIKKSVHDLFSDESSKRFKSSYLQSHRHIDMICPKNRNHKLKKTSIAGRSTYYCPKDQV; this is encoded by the coding sequence ATGCCTGAGTTACCAGAGCTTGAAGCGTTTAAATGGTATGTAAAAGAGCATTGTCTCAATAAAGTTATCTCACAAGTAACGAGCACCGATGCGAGAGTTATCAAGGCGATATCTCTTACGACGTTTAAAAAAGATATCGTACATAATAAATTTAGTAATGCAGATAGGCGCGGAAAATATCTTATTATCTCTCTGAGCCCCTCTGAAAAAAAATTGGTTATTCATTTTGCATTAACCGGCTCTTTAGAGTTCATCAAAAAAAAAGATCTAAAAACACGCTTTTCGGCAGTTTCATTTATTTTTAAGGATCATTCCGTTTTGCATTTCAAGAGTGTGCGAAAATTTGAAAAAATCTGGCTTGTAGATAACACTGATCAGATTAAAGGAATAACACAACTGGGCCCTGATGCCTTAAATTTATCAAATAAAGACTTTACTCAGATTGCGCTCGCTAAAAAAAAGAAAAATGTAAAAAGTTTTTTAATGGACCAAAAATTGATCGCTGGCATCGGGAATGAATATACGGATGAAATATTATTTCAATCAAATATTGATCCGCATCACAGAGTGGGAGATTTATCAGAGGCTCAGCTAAAAACAATATATAAAGAAATGCGTAAGATTCTATTGTACGCGATTAAGCTGCGCATCAAAAACATAAAAAAATCTGTGCACGATCTCTTTTCTGACGAAAGCAGCAAAAGATTTAAGTCATCGTATTTACAATCGCATCGCCATATCGATATGATTTGCCCTAAAAATAGAAATCATAAACTTAAGAAAACATCGATTGCGGGAAGATCAACCTATTATTGTCCAAAGGATCAAGTCTGA
- a CDS encoding ankyrin repeat domain-containing protein gives MRLTKNCIFLCCSILFHSIMNAGPYQFRRIILLNDKNKIIKSIDLISDIHAPSTLQEIVKRPSRRGATLLKLAETTAFTTSERGLLITLRKLAQKNSKIDLLWELLDSPTEKSPSELQWMYYGGLQLSEEFSPRKNRSIIFQNADSYRKPLAIANDLTLLNPGHYSTNYLNDNPSLGKIPLFQLSKYLKKLIDPEMSPVVQDLKKIKESPFSNMYDVLIQLWERAVKNVLTPLNIFLQYLLSQNPSITINEARSKITNNKDLFTKFMRLIANYDRITDIEILIKLFASANDHTIIYAGGWHIDTVASQLLNIKSGIVPLELINIGTSWEDRKGTGYPVLDAAGWSYLEESPQTSYNRYKQRGHSLINLADKKIWDQFSSLNHEISKAQEKNDQEIYKQLDDFYKVAKKSYIDFINTRDTKMNTLLVAAVEKNLFKSASFLIRHGARVNIQNDEGNTPLHYARSAEIAQMLLEHGAKTDTKNAEGLTPLLRAEKQSNNGVIEIIKKFAEEKLKKKRTSRIKSENEPFKESKQEIPEASGCEIPESKV, from the coding sequence ATGCGTTTGACCAAGAATTGTATTTTTTTATGCTGCAGTATTTTATTTCATTCGATTATGAATGCAGGACCCTACCAATTTCGCAGAATAATATTGCTCAACGACAAAAATAAAATTATTAAAAGCATTGATTTGATTTCTGATATTCATGCACCAAGCACGCTTCAAGAAATCGTAAAAAGACCTTCTCGCAGAGGCGCTACCTTACTTAAGCTTGCTGAAACAACCGCTTTCACAACTTCAGAGCGAGGATTGTTAATTACTTTGAGAAAACTTGCGCAAAAAAATAGCAAAATCGATTTACTATGGGAGTTGCTGGACTCACCAACAGAAAAATCGCCGAGCGAATTACAATGGATGTATTACGGCGGCTTACAGTTAAGTGAAGAATTTTCGCCAAGAAAAAATCGTTCCATTATTTTTCAAAATGCGGATTCATATCGAAAACCTCTTGCAATCGCTAATGATCTTACCTTACTAAACCCGGGACACTACTCCACCAATTATTTAAATGATAACCCTTCTTTAGGAAAAATCCCGTTATTCCAACTTTCGAAATATCTTAAGAAACTCATAGATCCTGAAATGTCACCCGTTGTTCAAGATTTGAAAAAAATAAAAGAGTCACCCTTTAGTAATATGTACGATGTATTAATCCAACTATGGGAACGAGCAGTTAAAAATGTGCTCACACCTCTAAATATTTTTTTGCAGTATCTTCTTTCTCAAAATCCATCTATAACCATCAACGAGGCCAGATCAAAAATTACAAACAATAAAGATCTTTTTACAAAATTCATGAGATTAATAGCTAATTATGATCGTATTACAGATATTGAAATACTCATTAAGCTTTTCGCTTCAGCTAACGACCACACAATTATATACGCAGGGGGCTGGCATATTGATACTGTTGCCTCTCAATTATTGAACATTAAATCAGGAATCGTTCCTCTTGAGCTCATTAATATCGGGACATCATGGGAAGATCGTAAAGGAACAGGATACCCAGTGCTTGATGCTGCAGGCTGGTCCTATTTAGAAGAATCGCCTCAGACATCATACAATAGATATAAGCAGCGCGGTCATTCTTTAATAAATCTTGCAGATAAAAAAATTTGGGATCAATTTTCTTCTTTAAATCATGAAATAAGTAAAGCACAAGAAAAGAACGATCAGGAAATATACAAACAATTAGATGATTTCTATAAAGTAGCAAAAAAAAGCTATATCGATTTTATTAACACACGCGATACTAAAATGAATACGCTGCTTGTGGCTGCTGTCGAAAAAAATTTATTTAAATCAGCAAGCTTTCTCATCAGGCATGGTGCGCGAGTTAATATTCAGAATGATGAGGGAAATACCCCATTGCATTATGCGCGATCTGCAGAAATTGCGCAGATGCTTCTCGAGCATGGAGCAAAAACTGATACCAAAAATGCAGAAGGCCTAACACCGCTTTTGCGCGCCGAGAAACAGTCCAATAATGGTGTCATTGAAATAATAAAAAAATTTGCAGAAGAAAAATTAAAAAAGAAAAGAACCAGCAGAATTAAATCTGAGAACGAACCGTTTAAAGAATCGAAACAAGAGATTCCGGAAGCTTCCGGATGTGAAATTCCTGAATCTAAAGTCTAA
- the groL gene encoding chaperonin GroEL (60 kDa chaperone family; promotes refolding of misfolded polypeptides especially under stressful conditions; forms two stacked rings of heptamers to form a barrel-shaped 14mer; ends can be capped by GroES; misfolded proteins enter the barrel where they are refolded when GroES binds), which yields MAKIIVFGVEAREKIRKGVDTLADAVKVTLGPRGRNVAFEKSFGAPSITKDGVTVAKEIELQDKIENMGAQMVREVASKTADVAGDGTTTATVLAQAIFREGNKFVTAGANPMELKRGIDKAVTAAVEFIKSQSKKVNSKKEIEQVATVSAADAEIGQQIAQAMEKVGRDGVITVEEAKGMESELEVVEGMQFDRGYISPYLITDAEKMEAVLNDPMILLYEKKISSMKSMLPMLEQVAKSGRSLLIIAEDVEGEALATLVVNKLRGTLTVSAVKAPGFGDRRKAMLEDIAILTGGKLISEDIGLKLESVTVADLGRAKKVIITKDNCTIVEGKGDAQAIKGRVAQIRAQAEATTSDYDREKLQERLAKLAGGVAIIKVGAATETEMKEKKDRIEDALSATRAAVEEGIVAGGGVALLRAQGVVSALKLEGDERLGAQIVFRSLEEPLRIISSNAGHEASVIVNRVKAESGTIGFDAKSGEFVDMITTGIIDPAKVTRTALQNAASISGLLLTTEAIISEIPEEKKEAAGGHGHGAPGMGGMGGMY from the coding sequence ATGGCAAAAATAATCGTATTTGGCGTTGAAGCACGCGAAAAAATTCGCAAAGGTGTTGATACGCTTGCCGATGCAGTAAAAGTGACCCTCGGGCCCCGTGGACGTAACGTTGCGTTTGAAAAATCGTTCGGTGCTCCTTCAATCACCAAAGACGGTGTAACGGTCGCTAAAGAGATCGAATTGCAAGATAAAATAGAAAATATGGGCGCACAGATGGTGCGTGAAGTTGCAAGCAAAACAGCGGACGTTGCGGGTGATGGTACCACTACGGCAACTGTTTTAGCGCAAGCGATATTCCGCGAAGGTAACAAATTTGTTACTGCCGGTGCGAATCCGATGGAGCTTAAGCGTGGTATCGATAAAGCGGTAACTGCAGCTGTCGAGTTCATCAAATCGCAATCTAAAAAAGTAAATTCAAAAAAAGAGATCGAGCAAGTAGCAACCGTTTCTGCAGCTGATGCTGAAATTGGTCAACAAATTGCGCAAGCAATGGAAAAAGTTGGCCGCGATGGTGTAATTACCGTTGAAGAGGCAAAAGGTATGGAAAGCGAACTTGAAGTGGTTGAAGGTATGCAATTCGACCGCGGCTATATTTCGCCTTATTTGATTACCGATGCAGAAAAAATGGAAGCGGTTCTGAACGATCCAATGATTTTGCTCTACGAAAAGAAAATTTCAAGCATGAAGAGCATGCTCCCAATGCTTGAGCAAGTTGCAAAATCTGGTCGTTCGCTCTTAATTATTGCAGAAGATGTTGAAGGCGAAGCGCTTGCTACGTTAGTAGTAAACAAATTGCGTGGTACGTTAACTGTTTCAGCGGTTAAAGCGCCAGGATTTGGTGATCGTCGCAAAGCGATGCTTGAAGATATCGCAATATTAACTGGCGGCAAATTGATTTCAGAAGATATAGGTTTGAAACTTGAATCGGTAACGGTAGCCGATCTTGGTCGCGCAAAAAAAGTGATCATTACCAAAGACAATTGCACAATTGTTGAAGGTAAAGGTGATGCGCAAGCGATTAAGGGACGCGTTGCTCAAATTCGTGCGCAAGCTGAAGCAACGACTTCAGATTACGATCGCGAAAAATTGCAAGAACGCCTAGCAAAACTTGCTGGCGGTGTTGCAATTATCAAAGTTGGTGCAGCAACCGAAACTGAAATGAAAGAGAAAAAAGATCGCATCGAAGACGCATTGAGCGCAACTCGTGCGGCAGTTGAAGAGGGAATCGTTGCGGGTGGCGGCGTTGCATTACTTCGTGCACAAGGCGTTGTATCTGCGCTCAAGCTTGAAGGCGATGAAAGACTTGGTGCTCAAATAGTGTTCCGTTCGCTTGAAGAACCGTTGAGAATTATTTCTTCAAATGCAGGGCACGAAGCATCAGTGATTGTTAATCGCGTTAAGGCTGAATCAGGCACTATTGGATTTGATGCAAAATCTGGTGAGTTCGTTGATATGATCACAACTGGTATTATCGATCCAGCAAAAGTAACTCGTACTGCATTGCAAAATGCAGCATCTATTTCTGGTTTGCTTTTAACAACCGAAGCGATTATTTCAGAAATCCCAGAAGAGAAAAAAGAGGCTGCAGGCGGCCATGGCCATGGCGCTCCAGGAATGGGCGGCATGGGAGGCATGTACTAA